One stretch of Chryseobacterium indologenes DNA includes these proteins:
- a CDS encoding tetratricopeptide repeat protein: MKKNILFLLVICLVASCATKTKKPEQRSKLLKGFSTYYNTLFNAKDALNSEFTARDKGHKDNFYAPYIPILTFEEQPLGSDLGQSTAFAENSMKMAEVANRPSGRNSGIPNMPNGPGNDPNNPDGAATNKGATTLEIAEAKALKAINKYSVTRNGEEKNKQIFDAYIILAQSRIYRNKPLEALDALNYVFTHMKDDKRIPLARIYQGVAYDKVKDYHRAHETFAKLKGEGINKTYSKLLSIYYAESLLDAGKKEEASKELDLAFELNSNRKLKSRIAYLRGQVLENLGQNDKARESYTAAYKYSSDFEFEVKSQIAIAKTFNGKGDYNGAKNYLEGISKKGTYGSRKNEFYYALGLMANKAGKKDEAQQFFRKSLFEKISDPQIRGLAYYEIGKSYLEKNDYIGAGTYYDSALAVMTYEPSKILLKDQSAYIKKISKNYYLIKKNDSILSLAKMDNTQRTEFFSKYIAKLKIKEEKEEQERRRAERNKGFDTGDYSANSIFANNNSNSFEDFGVTTKGFYFNNTGTVSKGTSSFKQVWGERALSDNWRFSKKMASIEDMKSEALGVTSAPNPRRFEPAYYIEQIPTDQGKLALLKKDRDTASLGLGIMYQNYFTNTPLATKTLYDLVDVKPEEKVMLQALYEIFAMNYEKTPQAAERAKQILLTDYPYTSYAEFARNPKNNSFVKSTEDVENEYKKAYALYESEKFSESKDVIDETIKKYPKDALVPKLYLLNAFNTGKASGKEVMILQLEQIALNYAKTPEGIRAKEMLNYLKSDLSFQATDNKGNSISQQQGAPTPPVNNNAQQMANETLNGNSNGMQKDLKQLQPLPSSNMNNPPPQKADKPKFKNKNVPDGPQKQ; this comes from the coding sequence ATGAAAAAGAATATATTGTTCCTTTTAGTGATTTGCCTTGTTGCTTCCTGTGCTACCAAAACAAAGAAGCCGGAGCAACGTTCTAAATTATTGAAAGGATTTTCCACATATTACAACACGCTGTTTAATGCCAAAGATGCCTTAAACAGTGAATTTACCGCCAGGGATAAAGGACATAAGGATAACTTTTATGCTCCTTACATCCCTATTCTTACATTTGAGGAACAACCTTTAGGAAGCGACTTAGGACAATCAACTGCTTTTGCAGAAAACTCTATGAAAATGGCAGAAGTTGCCAACAGGCCATCCGGAAGAAACTCCGGAATTCCTAATATGCCCAACGGCCCTGGAAATGATCCCAACAATCCTGATGGAGCAGCAACAAATAAAGGAGCAACAACCCTGGAAATTGCGGAAGCTAAAGCATTAAAAGCAATCAATAAATATTCAGTAACCAGAAACGGGGAAGAAAAAAACAAACAGATTTTTGATGCATATATCATTCTTGCCCAGTCCAGAATTTATAGAAATAAACCACTGGAAGCATTGGATGCTCTTAATTATGTCTTCACTCACATGAAGGATGATAAAAGGATTCCATTAGCAAGAATCTATCAGGGGGTAGCTTATGATAAAGTGAAAGACTACCACAGAGCTCATGAAACGTTTGCCAAATTAAAAGGTGAAGGAATCAATAAAACTTATTCGAAGCTCTTAAGCATTTATTATGCCGAATCTCTTTTGGATGCGGGAAAAAAGGAGGAAGCTTCAAAAGAACTTGATTTAGCTTTTGAACTGAATTCCAACAGAAAACTGAAGAGTCGAATTGCTTATTTAAGAGGTCAGGTTCTTGAAAATCTGGGACAGAACGATAAGGCAAGAGAAAGCTATACGGCAGCTTATAAATATTCCAGTGATTTTGAATTTGAAGTAAAATCACAAATTGCCATTGCCAAAACATTCAATGGTAAAGGAGACTACAATGGAGCTAAGAACTATCTGGAAGGCATCAGTAAAAAAGGAACTTATGGTTCCAGAAAAAATGAATTTTACTATGCATTAGGGCTTATGGCCAATAAAGCCGGAAAAAAGGATGAAGCACAGCAGTTTTTCAGGAAGTCTTTATTTGAAAAGATCTCTGACCCTCAGATTCGTGGATTAGCTTATTATGAGATAGGAAAAAGTTATCTTGAAAAGAATGATTATATTGGTGCCGGAACGTATTATGACTCGGCTCTTGCTGTGATGACCTACGAACCTTCAAAAATCTTACTAAAGGATCAGTCTGCGTACATTAAAAAGATCTCTAAGAACTATTATCTGATCAAAAAGAACGACAGTATTCTTTCTTTAGCCAAAATGGATAATACTCAACGAACAGAGTTTTTCTCAAAATATATTGCGAAACTAAAGATTAAAGAAGAGAAAGAGGAACAGGAAAGAAGACGTGCAGAAAGAAACAAAGGATTTGACACCGGAGATTATAGTGCAAATTCTATTTTTGCCAATAACAATTCTAATTCTTTTGAGGATTTCGGGGTAACAACAAAAGGCTTTTATTTCAACAATACCGGTACTGTAAGCAAGGGAACTTCTTCGTTTAAGCAGGTATGGGGAGAAAGAGCACTTTCTGATAACTGGCGTTTTTCTAAGAAGATGGCTTCTATTGAGGATATGAAAAGTGAGGCCCTTGGGGTAACTTCTGCTCCTAATCCTAGGCGTTTTGAACCCGCCTATTACATTGAGCAGATTCCTACAGATCAGGGTAAACTGGCACTTCTTAAAAAAGATAGAGATACCGCATCTTTAGGCCTTGGTATTATGTATCAGAATTATTTTACCAATACTCCTCTGGCCACCAAAACATTGTATGACCTTGTAGATGTAAAGCCGGAAGAAAAGGTAATGCTTCAGGCATTGTATGAGATTTTTGCTATGAATTATGAGAAAACACCTCAGGCTGCTGAAAGAGCAAAACAAATCCTACTTACCGATTATCCTTATACTTCGTATGCTGAATTTGCCAGAAATCCTAAAAACAATTCATTTGTAAAGTCTACAGAGGATGTTGAAAATGAATATAAAAAGGCTTACGCATTATATGAATCTGAAAAATTTTCAGAAAGTAAGGATGTTATTGATGAAACCATTAAGAAATATCCGAAAGATGCATTAGTTCCTAAACTCTACTTGTTGAATGCTTTTAATACGGGAAAAGCAAGCGGAAAAGAAGTAATGATCTTACAGCTTGAACAGATTGCTTTAAACTATGCTAAAACTCCGGAAGGAATAAGAGCTAAAGAAATGCTGAATTATCTGAAAAGTGACCTCAGCTTCCAGGCTACTGATAATAAAGGGAATTCCATTTCTCAACAACAGGGGGCTCCTACTCCACCTGTAAACAATAATGCTCAGCAAATGGCTAATGAGACTCTAAATGGAAATTCAAATGGTATGCAGAAGGATCTTAAACAGTTACAACCGCTGCCTTCATCAAATATGAATAACCCTCCTCCACAAAAAGCTGACAAGCCTAAATTTAAGAACAAGAATGTCCCGGATGGGCCACAAAAACAATAA
- the tsaB gene encoding tRNA (adenosine(37)-N6)-threonylcarbamoyltransferase complex dimerization subunit type 1 TsaB yields MKILYLETSSKNCSVAVSDNEKLLCLCEEVSENYKQSESLHTYVEWALEGAGISLKDIEAVSLGKGPGSYTGLRIGAASAKGFCYGLKVPFIAINSLESMIEPFLGQNYDFIVPLIDARRMEVYTAVYDGSTGEEISATEAKILDETSFQELREKKVVFVGDGAKKAKDILDLPGADFREDIYPSAQYLIKKTLEKIENKEFEDMAYFEPFYLKDFHGVKKKGS; encoded by the coding sequence ATGAAAATTCTATATCTTGAAACATCATCCAAAAACTGTTCAGTAGCGGTATCAGATAATGAAAAGCTTCTGTGCCTGTGCGAAGAAGTTTCTGAAAACTACAAACAATCTGAAAGTCTTCATACTTATGTAGAATGGGCTTTAGAAGGTGCTGGTATTTCACTGAAAGACATTGAGGCCGTTTCTTTAGGTAAAGGACCGGGATCTTATACCGGCTTAAGGATTGGTGCTGCTTCGGCAAAAGGATTCTGTTATGGTTTAAAGGTTCCGTTTATTGCAATCAATTCTCTTGAAAGTATGATAGAGCCGTTTTTAGGGCAAAACTATGATTTTATAGTGCCATTGATCGATGCTAGAAGGATGGAGGTTTATACAGCCGTTTATGACGGTTCTACGGGGGAAGAAATTTCCGCAACTGAAGCAAAGATTTTAGATGAAACTTCTTTTCAGGAATTGAGAGAGAAAAAAGTAGTTTTTGTAGGGGATGGTGCTAAGAAAGCTAAAGATATTTTAGACCTTCCTGGTGCAGACTTTAGGGAAGATATTTATCCATCTGCCCAATATCTGATTAAAAAAACACTGGAGAAAATAGAAAACAAAGAATTTGAAGATATGGCTTATTTTGAACCTTTTTATCTTAAAGATTTCCATGGGGTAAAGAAAAAAGGCTCATAA
- a CDS encoding SDR family NAD(P)-dependent oxidoreductase: MKTILITGATSGIGKSTAELLAKQGNRIIICGRREDVLKSLKEELSQFTEIFSLKFDVRNLEEVETEINSLPKEWKNIDVLINNAGNAHGLDPLSSGKTDDWDSMIDGNVKGLLYVSKMIIPGMKTKNLGHIVNISSVAARQTYANGVVYCATKKAVDVISEGMRLELTEFGIKVTNIQPGAVETDFSLVRFKGDGEKAATVYEGYEALKAEDIADAIAYCVNAPKHVTIADMCIYPSAQAEPRTIYRK, translated from the coding sequence ATGAAAACAATATTAATCACCGGAGCCACTTCCGGTATCGGTAAATCCACTGCGGAACTTCTGGCAAAGCAAGGAAACAGAATAATCATTTGTGGAAGGAGAGAAGATGTACTTAAATCTTTAAAGGAAGAATTATCTCAATTTACCGAAATATTTAGTTTAAAATTCGATGTAAGGAATCTTGAAGAAGTGGAAACGGAAATCAATTCGCTCCCAAAAGAATGGAAAAATATTGATGTTCTGATTAATAATGCAGGTAACGCACACGGACTTGACCCGCTTTCATCGGGAAAGACAGATGACTGGGATTCTATGATCGATGGAAATGTAAAAGGACTTCTTTATGTTTCCAAAATGATTATTCCGGGAATGAAAACTAAAAATTTAGGTCATATTGTCAATATTAGTTCTGTGGCAGCAAGACAGACTTACGCTAATGGAGTAGTATACTGTGCTACCAAAAAGGCAGTAGACGTTATTTCCGAAGGAATGAGATTAGAACTTACTGAATTCGGGATCAAAGTTACCAATATCCAGCCGGGAGCTGTAGAAACAGATTTTTCATTGGTAAGATTCAAAGGAGACGGCGAAAAGGCTGCCACAGTATATGAAGGGTATGAAGCCCTAAAGGCAGAAGATATTGCAGATGCCATCGCGTATTGCGTAAATGCTCCAAAGCACGTTACCATTGCCGATATGTGTATCTATCCAAGTGCTCAGGCTGAACCAAGAACAATTTATAGAAAATAG
- a CDS encoding YraN family protein: MADHNDFGKIAEDMAAGYLLKNGYKILARNFRFQKSEIDIIAEKNELIIIVEVKARSTDAFMLPQEAVTKTKIRSIVLAANHYLEEFDIQNEVRFDIISVLPDESKNLRIDHICDAFQALDAN, from the coding sequence ATGGCAGATCATAATGATTTTGGAAAAATAGCTGAAGATATGGCTGCCGGTTATCTTCTGAAAAACGGCTATAAAATCCTGGCCCGAAACTTCAGATTCCAGAAATCAGAGATTGATATCATTGCTGAAAAAAATGAGCTGATCATCATTGTAGAAGTAAAAGCAAGATCTACTGACGCCTTTATGCTTCCTCAGGAAGCGGTAACCAAAACCAAAATAAGATCTATTGTCCTGGCAGCCAACCATTATCTGGAGGAATTTGATATACAGAATGAGGTGAGATTTGATATCATATCCGTTTTACCTGATGAAAGCAAAAACTTACGGATTGATCATATATGCGATGCTTTTCAGGCGTTGGATGCGAATTAA